Proteins co-encoded in one Alcanivorax sp. genomic window:
- a CDS encoding peptidylprolyl isomerase — protein MNNGTLHASRSTQRARPLRGLLMIAALCLPLLGQAKVEMLDRIVAVVNDGAIMASELDERINIIALQFQENGQPLPPPAIMREQVLDRMILERVQLQLADRAGIKVDEATLNQALAGIARQNGMTLEEFAAALQQDGYNWPQFREQIRGDMIISRLQQRSVASRIRVTDREVDRFLNSEMGKQMFEEDFHLGHILVRVPSGATPEDIQAANRKVEDIQDRLQQGEDFAQLAVANSDGPKALEGGDLGWRPAAQWPTLFSEAAMSLDKGQISSPIRSGAGFHLLKMIDRRGGAEKVVTQYQVRHVLIKTDALTSNEQALAQANRLHDRIANGEAEFPRVAAEYSDDPGSARNGGELGWVSKGEMVPEFEEMMLNTPQGQLSPVFETQFGWHFLRVDAVRDADMSDEFRRMQATQALQKRRFEEELEIWVQEQRSESYVDVRL, from the coding sequence ATGAATAACGGAACGCTGCACGCTTCACGCAGCACGCAACGCGCACGTCCCCTGCGGGGACTGTTGATGATTGCCGCCCTGTGCCTGCCGTTGTTGGGCCAGGCCAAGGTGGAGATGCTGGACCGGATTGTGGCGGTGGTGAACGATGGCGCCATCATGGCCAGCGAGCTGGATGAGCGCATCAATATCATCGCGCTGCAGTTCCAGGAAAATGGCCAGCCCCTGCCGCCGCCGGCCATCATGCGCGAACAGGTGCTGGACCGCATGATTCTGGAGCGCGTGCAACTGCAGCTGGCCGACCGTGCCGGCATCAAGGTGGATGAAGCCACCCTGAACCAGGCGCTGGCCGGTATCGCCCGTCAGAACGGCATGACGCTGGAAGAATTTGCCGCCGCCCTGCAGCAGGACGGCTACAACTGGCCCCAGTTCCGCGAACAGATTCGTGGCGACATGATCATCTCCCGCCTGCAGCAGCGCAGCGTGGCATCCCGTATCCGGGTGACGGACCGTGAAGTGGACCGTTTCCTGAACTCGGAAATGGGCAAACAGATGTTCGAGGAAGACTTCCACCTGGGCCATATCCTGGTTCGGGTACCCTCTGGCGCCACCCCGGAAGACATTCAGGCAGCCAACCGCAAAGTGGAGGATATCCAGGATCGTCTGCAGCAGGGCGAGGATTTCGCCCAGCTGGCCGTGGCCAATTCCGATGGTCCCAAGGCGCTGGAAGGCGGCGACCTGGGCTGGCGCCCGGCCGCCCAGTGGCCCACCCTGTTCTCTGAAGCCGCGATGAGCCTGGACAAAGGCCAGATTTCCTCACCCATCCGTTCCGGTGCCGGCTTCCACCTGCTCAAGATGATTGACCGCCGTGGCGGCGCCGAAAAGGTGGTCACCCAGTATCAGGTAAGGCACGTGCTGATCAAGACCGACGCCCTGACCAGCAATGAGCAGGCCCTGGCTCAGGCCAACCGCCTGCATGACCGCATCGCCAACGGCGAGGCGGAATTCCCCCGGGTGGCTGCGGAATACTCCGACGACCCCGGCAGCGCCCGTAACGGCGGTGAGCTGGGCTGGGTCAGCAAGGGTGAGATGGTGCCGGAATTCGAAGAAATGATGCTCAACACACCCCAGGGCCAGCTGTCACCAGTGTTCGAAACCCAGTTCGGCTGGCATTTCCTGCGCGTGGATGCTGTTCGCGATGCGGACATGAGCGACGAATTCCGTCGCATGCAGGCCACCCAGGCCCTGCAGAAGCGCCGCTTCGAGGAAGAACTGGAAATCTGGGTGCAGGAACAGCGCAGCGAATCCTATGTGGATGTGAGGCTGTGA